In one Diceros bicornis minor isolate mBicDic1 chromosome 2, mDicBic1.mat.cur, whole genome shotgun sequence genomic region, the following are encoded:
- the TUSC2 gene encoding tumor suppressor candidate 2 isoform X1 produces MGASGSKARGLWPFASAAGGGGPEAAVAEQALVRPRGRVVPPFVFTRRGPACSPLPLHSSMFYDEDGDLAHEFYEETIVTKNGQKRAKLRRVHKNLIPQGIVKLDPPRIHVDFPVILYEV; encoded by the exons ATGGGCGCCAGCGGCTCCAAAGCTCGGGGCCTGTGGCCCTTCGCCTCGGCGGCGGGGGGCGGCGGTCCGGAGGCTGCGGTCGCTGAGCAAGCTTTGGTGCGGCCGCGAGGCCGAGTCGTGCCCCCCTTCGTATTCACGCGCCGCGG CCCAGCCTGTTCCCCTCTCCCTCTGCACAGCTCCATGTTCTATGACGAGGATGGGGATCTGGCTCACGAGTTCTATGAGGAGACAATCGTCACCAAGAACGGGCAGAAGCGGGCCAAGCTGAGGCGGGTGCATAAGAACTTGATTCCTCAG GGCATCGTGAAGCTGGATCCCCCCCGCATCCACGTGGATTTCCCTGTGATCCTCTATGAGGTGTGA
- the TUSC2 gene encoding tumor suppressor candidate 2 isoform X2, which produces MGASGSKARGLWPFASAAGGGGPEAAVAEQALVRPRGRVVPPFVFTRRGSMFYDEDGDLAHEFYEETIVTKNGQKRAKLRRVHKNLIPQGIVKLDPPRIHVDFPVILYEV; this is translated from the exons ATGGGCGCCAGCGGCTCCAAAGCTCGGGGCCTGTGGCCCTTCGCCTCGGCGGCGGGGGGCGGCGGTCCGGAGGCTGCGGTCGCTGAGCAAGCTTTGGTGCGGCCGCGAGGCCGAGTCGTGCCCCCCTTCGTATTCACGCGCCGCGG CTCCATGTTCTATGACGAGGATGGGGATCTGGCTCACGAGTTCTATGAGGAGACAATCGTCACCAAGAACGGGCAGAAGCGGGCCAAGCTGAGGCGGGTGCATAAGAACTTGATTCCTCAG GGCATCGTGAAGCTGGATCCCCCCCGCATCCACGTGGATTTCCCTGTGATCCTCTATGAGGTGTGA
- the RASSF1 gene encoding ras association domain-containing protein 1 isoform X1, translating to MSAEPELIELRELAPEKRAGPGRTRLERANALRIAPGTTRNQARQLVPSRGHRFQTAEPATHTWCDLCGDFIWGVVRKGLQCAHCKFTCHYRCRALVRLDCCGPRDLGWEPALERDTNVDEPVEWETPDLSQAEIEQKIKEYNGQINSNLFMSLNKDGSYTGFIKVQLKLVRPVSVPSSKKPPSLQDARRGPGRGTAVRRRTSFYMPKDAVKHLHVLSRTRAREVIEALLRKFLVVDDPRKFALFERAERHGQVYLRKLSDDEQPLRLRLLAGPSEKALSFVLKENDSGEVNWDAFSMPELHNFLRILQREEEEHLRQILQKYSYCRQKIQEALHACPLG from the exons ATGTCCGCTGAACCTGAGCTCATTGAGCTGCGGGAACTGGCACCCGAGAAGCGCGCCGGCCCGGGCCGCACCCGGCTGGAGCGCGCCAACGCGCTGCGCATCGCACCGGGCACAACGCGCAACCAAGCAAGGCAGCTGGTCCCGAGCCGCGGCCACCGCTTCCAGACCGCGGAGCCCGCCACGCACACGTGGTGCGACCTCTGCGGCGACTTCATCTGGGGCGTCGTGCGCAAGGGCCTGCAGTGCGCAC ATTGCAAGTTCACCTGCCACTACCGCTGCCGCGCGCTCGTCCGCCTAGACTGCTGCGGGCCCCGGGACCTGGGCTGGGAACCGGCGCTGGAGCGGGACACAAACGTG GATGAGCCTGTGGAGTGGGAGACACCTGATCTTTCTCAGGCTGAGATTGAGCAGAAGATCAAGGAGTACAATGGCCAGATTAACAGCAACCTCTTCATGAGCCTG AACAAGGATGGCTCCTACACAGGCTTCATCAAGGTTCAACTGAAGCTGGTGCGCCCTGTCTCAGTGCCCTCCAGCAAGAAGCCACCCTCCTTGCAGGATGCCCGGCGGGGCCCGGGGCGGGGCACAGCTGTGAGGCGCCGCACCTCCTTCTACATGCCCAAGGATGCTGTCAAGCACCTGCATGTGCTGTCACGCACACGGGCACGCGAGGTCATTGAGGCCCTGCTGCGCAAGTTCTTGGTGGTGGATGACCCCCGCAAGTTTGCGCTTTTTGAGCGGGCTGAGCGCCATGGCCAAG TGTACCTCCGGAAGTTGTCTGATGATGAGCAGCCCCTGCGGCTGCGGCTCCTTGCAGGGCCCAGTGAGAAGGCCCTAAGCTTTGTCCTGAAGGAGAATGACTCTGGGGAAGTAAAT tgGGATGCCTTCAGCATGCCTGAACTACACAACTTCCTGCGCATCCTGCAGCGGGAGGAAGAGGAACACCTTCGCCAGATCCTGCAGAAGTACTCCTATTGCCGCCAGAAGATCCAGGAGGCCCTGCATGCCTGCCCCCTGGGGTGA
- the RASSF1 gene encoding ras association domain-containing protein 1 isoform X2 yields the protein MGEADAGTPSFEMTWSSTTSSGYCSQEDSDSELEQYFTARTSLARRPRRDQDEPVEWETPDLSQAEIEQKIKEYNGQINSNLFMSLNKDGSYTGFIKVQLKLVRPVSVPSSKKPPSLQDARRGPGRGTAVRRRTSFYMPKDAVKHLHVLSRTRAREVIEALLRKFLVVDDPRKFALFERAERHGQVYLRKLSDDEQPLRLRLLAGPSEKALSFVLKENDSGEVNWDAFSMPELHNFLRILQREEEEHLRQILQKYSYCRQKIQEALHACPLG from the exons ATGGGCGAGGCGGACGCGGGGACGCCTTCTTTCGAGATGACCTGGAGCAGCACGACAAGCAGTGGCTACTGCAGCCAGGAGGACTCGGACTCGGAGCTCGAGCAGTACTTCACAGCGCGTACCTCGCTGGCGCGGAGGCCGCGCCGGGACCAG GATGAGCCTGTGGAGTGGGAGACACCTGATCTTTCTCAGGCTGAGATTGAGCAGAAGATCAAGGAGTACAATGGCCAGATTAACAGCAACCTCTTCATGAGCCTG AACAAGGATGGCTCCTACACAGGCTTCATCAAGGTTCAACTGAAGCTGGTGCGCCCTGTCTCAGTGCCCTCCAGCAAGAAGCCACCCTCCTTGCAGGATGCCCGGCGGGGCCCGGGGCGGGGCACAGCTGTGAGGCGCCGCACCTCCTTCTACATGCCCAAGGATGCTGTCAAGCACCTGCATGTGCTGTCACGCACACGGGCACGCGAGGTCATTGAGGCCCTGCTGCGCAAGTTCTTGGTGGTGGATGACCCCCGCAAGTTTGCGCTTTTTGAGCGGGCTGAGCGCCATGGCCAAG TGTACCTCCGGAAGTTGTCTGATGATGAGCAGCCCCTGCGGCTGCGGCTCCTTGCAGGGCCCAGTGAGAAGGCCCTAAGCTTTGTCCTGAAGGAGAATGACTCTGGGGAAGTAAAT tgGGATGCCTTCAGCATGCCTGAACTACACAACTTCCTGCGCATCCTGCAGCGGGAGGAAGAGGAACACCTTCGCCAGATCCTGCAGAAGTACTCCTATTGCCGCCAGAAGATCCAGGAGGCCCTGCATGCCTGCCCCCTGGGGTGA